In Thermodesulforhabdus norvegica, a single window of DNA contains:
- a CDS encoding adenosylcobinamide amidohydrolase yields MKPGKLAVTCLLFLLFVPLPLSALQHDDQRFRKDLISPEELGAGVVSLDSSVTEIILALGAGQLLRGVTIHDLDVVRRFMARPPEGLAVVGSFFAPDIKKIAGIFEKGRGVIFVHDYHQSIGKELSRYGRVLKLSINGPEDLYEAIRTLGFVLKREEKAEGLVADIKGQIEIISRKAARIPPDRRKRVLRFMGRKDSDSVYVPGDDSFQNLFIRLAGGIPPSFGKKGPMVAVTVDEWRRFNPQVIYGCGGDREVAEKFFGLPGWKDVEAVKEGKIYYFPCDLTCRFSIHSGLFVQWLASTIYEEEFSDLKNLVKEEKILRRRSIAPALELDYVVSAEIVDSRIYDFHHKTLLIRFKEPLDIISTLEGPRRGIQIVGNNFSPPPCWNINHDLGFDAVKKHIFEVLELDPGKASLLYTGADMDNLSVQKASSGSLLVYALATAGVRGNALRTSRDEGSYEEPGTINVIIMTNRRLSPGAMSRAVITATEAKTAALQDLDVRSTCNPLRWQATGTGTDEIIVVSGKGPGANLAGGHTRLGQLIADAVYRAVLDAIRRQNGITPERTIAERLEERGIELYRLLSLPCGICSETRTNAVVMTRLYELLLSKPYTSFMNTAFAVSDLYEKGLIKDLSFFKKICEAMAPSMICRECSLPEDAFPAASEPLRMALEALLKCALSSSCWQNYAFTLKEVAR; encoded by the coding sequence ATGAAACCGGGAAAACTGGCCGTGACGTGCTTATTATTTCTGCTTTTTGTGCCGCTACCTCTTTCGGCACTGCAACACGATGACCAGCGGTTCCGGAAGGATCTGATTTCCCCAGAAGAGCTCGGGGCAGGCGTCGTCTCGCTGGACTCATCGGTAACGGAAATCATTCTGGCCCTGGGGGCAGGTCAACTTCTCAGGGGCGTTACCATCCACGACCTGGATGTCGTGAGGCGTTTTATGGCCCGACCTCCAGAAGGCCTTGCAGTCGTTGGCAGTTTCTTCGCGCCGGACATCAAAAAAATTGCCGGGATTTTTGAAAAAGGCCGGGGGGTTATTTTCGTCCACGACTACCACCAATCAATAGGAAAGGAGCTTTCCCGCTACGGCAGGGTTCTTAAGCTGAGCATTAACGGACCCGAAGATCTCTACGAGGCCATTCGCACTCTTGGGTTCGTCCTCAAAAGGGAAGAAAAAGCCGAAGGGCTGGTAGCCGATATAAAAGGCCAGATCGAAATCATATCCAGGAAAGCGGCCCGCATACCTCCCGACAGGAGAAAGCGGGTTCTCCGTTTCATGGGCCGAAAAGATTCCGATTCCGTGTACGTGCCCGGCGACGATTCTTTTCAAAATCTCTTCATAAGGCTTGCCGGGGGAATACCGCCTTCTTTTGGAAAAAAGGGCCCCATGGTGGCCGTAACGGTTGACGAGTGGCGGAGGTTCAATCCTCAGGTTATCTACGGCTGCGGAGGAGACAGGGAAGTTGCCGAAAAATTTTTTGGTTTACCCGGATGGAAGGATGTGGAAGCCGTAAAAGAAGGGAAGATTTATTACTTTCCCTGCGATCTCACCTGCAGGTTCTCCATTCATTCGGGGCTTTTCGTTCAGTGGCTTGCATCGACAATCTATGAGGAAGAATTTTCGGATCTAAAGAACCTCGTAAAGGAGGAGAAAATACTGAGGCGCCGGTCTATAGCTCCTGCTCTCGAGCTCGATTATGTGGTATCGGCCGAAATTGTGGACAGCCGCATTTATGACTTTCATCACAAAACACTGCTCATCAGATTCAAAGAACCCCTTGACATCATTTCCACCCTTGAAGGCCCCAGAAGAGGCATCCAGATCGTCGGGAATAACTTCTCGCCACCTCCCTGCTGGAACATCAACCACGATCTGGGATTTGATGCCGTGAAAAAACACATCTTCGAAGTGCTGGAACTGGATCCCGGGAAGGCCTCTTTGCTTTATACCGGCGCTGACATGGACAATCTTTCGGTCCAGAAAGCTTCGTCCGGCTCTCTCCTCGTTTATGCTCTTGCCACGGCGGGAGTTCGTGGAAATGCTCTGAGGACATCCAGGGACGAGGGAAGTTACGAAGAGCCGGGAACCATCAACGTCATCATAATGACCAACAGGCGGCTTTCTCCCGGTGCGATGAGTCGGGCCGTCATAACGGCAACGGAAGCGAAAACGGCGGCCCTTCAGGATCTGGATGTCCGGAGTACCTGTAACCCTCTGAGATGGCAGGCTACAGGGACGGGAACGGACGAAATCATCGTGGTTTCGGGAAAAGGACCCGGAGCGAATCTTGCGGGCGGTCACACAAGGCTCGGTCAGCTAATTGCCGATGCCGTGTATCGTGCCGTGCTGGATGCGATAAGAAGGCAGAACGGGATCACTCCGGAGCGGACGATTGCCGAAAGGCTCGAGGAACGAGGGATAGAACTCTACAGGCTCTTAAGTCTGCCCTGCGGAATCTGCTCAGAGACCAGGACCAATGCAGTTGTTATGACACGACTCTACGAGCTTCTTCTGAGTAAACCTTACACGTCTTTTATGAATACCGCTTTTGCCGTAAGCGACCTCTATGAAAAGGGCTTAATAAAGGATCTCTCGTTTTTCAAAAAGATCTGCGAAGCAATGGCTCCTTCGATGATCTGCAGGGAATGCTCGCTTCCTGAAGATGCTTTTCCTGCGGCTTCTGAACCTCTAAGAATGGCCCTAGAAGCCCTGCTTAAATGTGCCCTGTCCTCTTCTTGCTGGCAGAATTACGCCTTCACCCTGAAGGAGGTCGCAAGATGA